In Candidatus Methylomirabilis sp., the genomic stretch TGATCGAGGCGTCCAGGCGCAAGGCCACGTTCTTGATCCATGCCATTCGCCTGCTGGGGCTCGATGGAATTTCCTGTCTGAGGGCCAGGGCTGAGGCCCTGGGGGAGCAGCCCTCCCTTCGCGGGAGTTTCCGCGTTGTGACGGCCAGGGCCCTGGCACCGCTGTCGAAAGCCATCGATCTGCTCGTCCCCCTCCTCGCCCCCGGGGGTATCCTGGTCATTCCTCAAGGGCGAGTGGCAGAGTTGTCAGGCGGAGGGCCTCCTGAAGGCCAACTATTGGAATTGAAGCATCTTCCTGCCACTACCCTACTCCCGGAGGAGACCGTAGCCGTCCTGAGACCTCGGGATGTTTCACGTGAAACATAGTCCCCCATCGCTTTTCCTTTCCAGCCCAGCGGGACTGTGGTACTTTGCGTCAACTCCAGGTTGAGCGTCTCGATGCCCAGAGGATGCTACCCTCCCGGGGAAGGTGGTCTTGGGGCGCGTCATCGCGGTGGCGAACCAAAAAGGAGGGGTCGGCAAGACGACGACGACGGTCAACCTGTCAGCCTCCCTGGCGGCTGCCGAGAAACGCACGCTCCTGGTGGATATCGACCCTCAAGCCAACAGCACGTCTGGCGTCGGAGTCGGAAAGGACTTTGCCGGGGCAAGCACCTACGAAGTCCTCATGGGGAGCGCCCGGGCGAGAGACGCCATCCTGAAAACCGCCCTGGACACCCTGGAGGTTCTCCCATCCCGGCCCGACCTCATTGGCGCCGAGGTGGAGCTGGTCGGGAGGCCGGGAAGAGAAGGCCTCCTGAAGCAGGCGCTCGCGGACGTGGTTCCCGACTACGACTTTCTCCTCATCGACTGTCCCCCCTCCCTTGGGCTCCTCACCGTGAACGCGCTGACGGCGGCTCACTCCGTCCTCATCCCGATCCAGTGCGAGTACTACGCGCTCGAAGGCCTGAGCCGGCTCCTGGAGACGATCCGCCTCGTCCGGAAATCTCTGAACCCGGAACTCGCGATCGAGGGGGGTCTGCTCACGATGTATGATGGAAGGCTGAACCTCGCCAGGCAGGTGGTGGAGGACGTCCGGAGGAACTTCCCGGGCCGGGTCTTCGCCACGGTCATCCCCCGGAGCATCCGCCTGAGCGAGGCGCCGAGCTTCGGGAAGCCGATCCTGCTCTACGACATCCGATCTGCGGGTGCGGAATCGTACCTCGGGCTCGCCAAGGAGGTGATTCATGGCTCAGCGCCAAGCCCTCGGCCGGGGTCTTGAGGCCCTGATCCCGTCTGCGGGGACGGAGGAGCATGGGATCAGACAGATCCCGCTGGATGCCATCCATCCGTCTGGCCATCAGCCGAGAAAAGTGTTTGATGGCAATAAATTACAAGAGCTTGCTGGATCAATTCGCTCCCACGGGGTTCTAGCGCCAATCATCTTACGCCAAACCAATGACGGGTATGAGCTTGTTGCAGGTGAGCGCCGGTTCAGGGCAGCCCGGATGGCTGGACTCGCAACGATCCCGGCCATCATCAAAGAGGTCAGCAACAGCGAGATGCTCGAGCTGGCCCTCATCGAGAACATTCAGCGCGAGGACCTCAACCCCATCGAGGAGGCAGAGGTCTACCGCAGGCTGACGGAGGAGTTCGGGCTGAGCCAGGAAGAGGTCGCCCGGCGCGTGGGCCGGGATCGCTCATCCGTGGCCAACGCGCTTCGCCTCCTCCGGTTGCCCGCCCGAATCCAGCAGGACCTGGCGGCGGGCTCCCTCACGGCCGGCCACGCCCGGGCCCTCCTGGCCCTGGAGGTGGCGTCGGAACAGCTCCGGTTGCGGGAACAGATCGTCAGGCGCGGCCTGACGGTTCGGGCGGCCGAGAGCCTCGTTCGCCGCCTGAAGGCCCGCCCTGTCCCTCGCAGGCTCAGCGCGGCGCGTCTCTCCCCCCACGTGAGCGCCCTGGAGGATCGGCTGCGGCAGCGCCTGGCCACCAAGGTGGCCATCATCCCTGCGGGTCGGGGCGGGCGCATCGAACTGCACTACTTTTCCGACGAGGACCTGACGCGCCTGGTAGAGGCCGTCTGCGGCAGGTCGGGGGCCTAGATCCGCGACGCGCCGGGGGCGAGAGAGACCGGGGAGAGGAGCTGGGGGATATGACGCGGCATCTCGAGGCGCACCCGGGGGACGCCGAACTCGTGGAGCGCCTGAAGGGCGGGGAGGAGGAGGCCTTCGGCGGCCTCCTGCAACGCTACCAGGGGAAGGTCTACCGGCTGGCCATGAACCTGACCCGCAATCCACAGGACGCGGAAGAGGTGACGCAGGACGTCTTCCTGACGGTCGCCCGCAAGATCGGGGCCTTCGACGGGCGGGCGGCCTTCAGCACCTGGTTGTACCGGGTCGCCACCAACGCGGCCCTCATGAAGCTGCGGGGGCGGCGGCCCGAGCCCCACCTGCCCGTCGAGGAGGAGGGGACCGTCTTCGCCCCCGACGGCTCCTTCACCCGCCCGGTGGCGGACTGGTCGGCGCTGCCGGAGGACCAGCTCCTCGCCGTCGAGCGCCGGCAAATCCTGGCGGAGGCCATCGAGGCGCTCCCCCCGGACTACAAGGCGGTCGTCGTCCTCCGGGACATCGAGGGCCTCGCCAACCAGGAGGTGGCGGAGATCCTGGGGGCGACGGTGCTGGCGGTCAAATCGCGGCTGCACCGGGCGCGCCTCGCCCTGCGGGCGCGGCTGGCAGCTTACTTCGAGGCGGGGAGGGCGCGGGCATGACGACCTGCAAGGAGTTGGTCGATCTGCTGGCCGACTACCTGGAGGGGCAGTTGGACCCCGAAGTGGCGCGGGACTTGGACCAGCACCTGGCCGACTGCCCGCCCTGTTTGAACTTCCTGAGGACCTATCGGGCCACCGCCCGCCTCATCCGTGAGGTCGCCTGCGAGGAGATCCCGCCCCAGCTCGGGGAGCGCCTCGAGCGGTTCCTCCGGGAGCGCCTGAAGAAGACCCCCGGGTAGTGCCCGCGACGCGGAGAGGATCGCCGCGGTCACGTCCACTCACGCGGGAGAGGCCAGCGCGCCCCCCCCTTCACGCCGGTACGAACCGCAACGGGATTGGCCTGTGACGATCGGGATCGCCGCATCGCCTTTCTGCGCCGCTCCGCGGTGTTGTTGACAAGTGAAATGTCCGCTGGCGTTTGACAGGGGTGGGCAAGTGTGTTAGCGTAGCGCGCAATTTTCGCCTCGGGTGGCCGCGTTTGCGCCTCGACAAAGAGGTGTCGCCGTGGGGAAGGATCGGGGAACGGTGCAGCCGGCAGAGATCAAGGCGTTCCTCGGGGAGGGCACCGAGTTCAAGGGCGTTCTCTCCTTCCAGGGAACCGTCCGGATCGACGGGCACGTCGAGGGAGAGGTGGTCGGGGATGACCTCCTCATCGTCGGGGAACCCGGATTCCTCAAGGCCGAGGTGGAGGTCGGGACCGTCGTGAACAGCGGCCGCATTGTGGGGAACATTCGGGCAAGGAAGCGGGTGGAGCTCCTGGCCTCCAGCGCGGTCTCGGGCAACATCACCACCCCGTCGCTGGTCATCGCCGATGGAGCGGTGTTCAACGGGACGTGCCTGATGGCCGAGGCCGAGGTGGGCGCGGGGCCGGAGCCGGAGGGGGGCGGGCGGGCGGGGTAAGGCAGGCCGCCGCCCGCAGGCGGAAGCCACGAATGGCTGACCGGGTGGTGGCGGCGATGAGCGGGGGCGTGGACTCAGCCGTCGCTGCCGCCCTGCTGAGGGAGGCGGGGTACGAGGTGATCGGCGTGACCCTCCGCCTCGCGCCCCGCGAGGGGAGTGGGACCCTCACCCATGGCTGCTGCACCGCGCGCGATGCTGACGACGCCCGCCTCACCGCCCGGCACCTCGGGATTCCCCACTACGTCCTGAACCACGAGCCGATCTTCGACCGGACCGTCATCGCCCCCTTCACCGCCGCCTACCTCGCAGGCGAGACCCCGAACCCCTGCTTCGCCTGTAACCAGCACGTGAAGTTTGGGTCGCTCCTGGCGGCCGCCCGGCGGCTCGGGGCCGGGAAAGTAGCCACGGGACACTATGCCCGCATCGGGCGGGACCCCGCCACGGGGCGGGCCCTCCTCCGCCGCGCGCGGGATGCCCGGAAGGATCAGGCCTACTTTCTCTGCGGCCTCACACAGGCCCAGCTCTTGCACGCCCTGATGCCCGTGGGGGAGTTTCGCAAAGATGAGGTGCGGGCGCTGGCCACCAGCCGAGGACTGCCGGTGGCCGAGAAGGCCGAGAGTCAGGAGATCTGCTTCGTCCCCGGGAAGGACTACTGGACGTTCCTGAAGCAGCGCGCCCCAGAGGCGGCGCGACCCGGTCCCATCCGGGACCGGTGCGGGCGGCTCTTGGGGGAGCATCGTGGGCTTGGCGCCTACACGGTGGGACAGCGCCGGGGCCTCGGCCTCGCCGGAGGCCCCCCCCGCTTCGTGGTAGCGCTCGACGTCACGGAGAACGCGGTCGTTGTGGGAGAGCCCGAAGACCTCCTCGTGGATACGGTGGAAGTGGGTGCGGTGACCTTCATCCCGTTTGAGCGCCTGGAGGGATCGCGGCGCGCCCTGGTGGCCGCTCGCTACCGCCAGCCCCCGCGGCCCGCCACCCTGCTCTCCGGGGAGGCGGGACTCGTGGTCGTCCGATTCGACGAGCCCCTCCGGGCGGTCTCACCGGGCCAGGTGGCCGCCTTCTACGATGCGGAGGAGCCGGACCTGGTGCTCGGGGGTGGTCTCATCCGTCGGGCCTGGCGCGGGGGCTCCCCGTAGGAGAAGAGAGGAGTTCACACCGATGCGAGCGCGGCTGCGCGCAGCCTGCTGGCGGATCCGGATGCTCCGGGGGCTGCGCCTGGCCGTTCGCGGCCTCACCGTCTGCCTCCTCTTCAGCCTCCCGTTCCTCCTCGCCCGTGCCCTTCTGCCGCTGGCGGGTCCGCCGCTGCTCGGTGCCTTGGCTCTCCTCGGCGTCGTCGGCGGATTCGCCCTGGGCCTGCTCCGCCGGCTCGATGCCTTCGACGCCGCGCGCGTCGTCGATGGCCGACTGGGCCTGCAGGACCGCCTGGCCACGGGGATCGAGCTGGCCCGCCGCCCGGAGCGGAGCCCGGTCGAGCTGGCGGCCCTGGCCGAGGCCGCGGCAACCGCGCCCGATGTCCGCCGCGCTCTCCCCCTTCACCTGCGGGGTCGCGACCTGACCGTCGCGGGCGCCGCCCTCGGCGCGGCGGTCCTCCTCCTCGCCCTTCCACCCATTCCGTGGGACCGGGCGTTCCCGGTGGAGACATCCGGGACGCCGGTGGCCGCGGGCGACGAGCCGGCCGCGGAGCGGCGGATCCCGGAGCCGCCCCGCGTGGCCGGGCCCGTCCCGGCCGATGCGGTGAGGCCGCGGGACCGGGGAATGAGCCAGAGCTTCGTCCCGCCCACCCACGTCGGCGGGGAGGGCGCAGCCGAGTTCCGCGACACGCCCCTTTCCGGCCGGCGGCCCGACTTCGGCTCCTTCATCCGGGAGGGGGACGATCGCCTCAAGCTGCTCGGAAAACCCGGCTCCATTCCCGACCTGAAGCAGGACTTCACGCGCACGCCCTACCAGGTGGCGGTGGGACGGATGCGCGAGATGCTCGGCGAGCGGTCCCTGAAGGACCTCTCCACGGAGGAGCTCAGACAGCTCCTCTCTGAGATGGACCGGATGGGCCGGCGCGGCAGCAGCAGCGGCCTGCACGCCGATGACTTTTCGGGGGAGTTCGAGGGGGACCCGAGCGGCTCCCGAGAAGACGCCCTCCGGAATCTGGAGCGGGCGCTCTCCCGGCTCCGGGAACGGGACGAGGGCGGGGACGGGACCCGCGGCCGGGAGAAGGGAGGGTTGGAGGGGACGGGCCGGCTCCCGCCCCTTGGGGGCGAGGACGGGGGGGAGGCCCTGGACGGCTTCGAGTCGGACTACGACGGGATGGGGAACGCGGGCTCCCTGCCCGGGACCGGTCCCTCTCCGAACACCCGGGGCCTTGCGACGCCCCGCCTGCGCGGGGGGAGCGTGGATACGGCCCTGAGGGGCCAGACGCGGGACGGATCGACCGAATCGTACAACACCAATCTGGTGGGGCGTGGGGACCGCGGGGCCTCCCGGCTCCCCCACACCCAGATCCTGACCCGGTACCGGCAAATGATGGAGGAGGCCCTCACCAAGGAACCCATTCCCCCCGACTACCGGGAGCAGGTGAAGAAGTACTTCGACGCCTTGGAGGCCGAGCGGTAGGGACGGCCCCGAGCGCCAGGTGACGCGAGTGCCGCGCACGATCTTTCAGCCGGAGTTCCGGCGGAAGCTGGAGATTCTGACCCTGGTCTCCCGCAAGCACATGCGGGGTCGGGGGAAGGGGGAGCGCCGCGGGCCGAAGCGGGGGAGCGGGGTCGAGTTCCATGACTTCCGTCCCTACGCGGCCGGGGACGATCTCCGGTACCTGGACTGGAATATCTTCAGCCGGCTGGATCGCCTGGTCCTGAAGCTGTTCATCGAGGAGGAGGACCTGTGCGTCCACCTCCTCCTGGATGCCAGCCGATCCATGGCGTTCGGCGAGCCCTCCAAGCTCACCTACGCGGCCCGCGCTGCGGCCGCCCTTTCCTACGTCGCCCTGTCCGGGCATGAGCGGGCCGCCCTGGGCATCCTGGGGGAGGGCCTGACCTCCCTCTCCCGGCCTTTGCGCGGCCGCTCGCAGATCTTCACGGTCCTGGAGCATCTGGGGGGACTCACGCCGAACGGCGAGACCCACCTGAACCTCGCGCTCACGACCTACGCCCGCAACGCCCGATCGCCGGGACTGGCCGTCCTCTTCACCGACCTCCTGGACCCCGGGGGCTTCGAGACGGGGTTGGCCGCGCTCCTGGGGCGGGGCTTCGACCTGGTCGTGATCCACCTCCTGGCCCCGGCCGAGCTGGACCCTCCGCTGCGAGGGGACTTCGTCCTCACCGACGCGGAGACGGGGGAGCGGCGGGAGGTTGCCCTGACCCCCGAGACCCGCCGCGGCTACCTGCAGAACTTGCGGAGCCTCTGCGACCGGGCGGAGGGCTTCTGCCGCCGCAGCGGGGCCGACTACTTCCGCGTGAGCACCGCGCTCCCCCTTGAAGATCTCCTCCTGACCCACCTGACCCACGGGGGAGTCCTGGCATGACCTTCGGCAACCCCCTGGGCCTCCTCTTTCTCCTGGGGGTGCCGCTCCTCCTGGCCCTGTACACGCTGCGTCGCCGCCGGATGGAGGCCACCGTCAGCAGCCTCCTCCTGTGGGTGTTGCCAGCGGGCGAACCGCAGGGCCGGACGCTCTTCCGGCGACTCCGCCTGCCCCTGATCCTTCTCCTCCAGATCCTGCTGGTCATGGCGCTGGCCCTTGCCCTTTCCCGGCCCGGCCTGCTCACTCGGAGCACC encodes the following:
- the rsmG gene encoding 16S rRNA (guanine(527)-N(7))-methyltransferase RsmG, whose translation is MSGSALAALLAQGLREIGLPLGDTPIQQLLLYAMEIGRWTERVNLTGFREPERVVREGILRSLRLLPFLPEEEGVPLADVGSGAGFPGIPLKVARPGLRVTLIEASRRKATFLIHAIRLLGLDGISCLRARAEALGEQPSLRGSFRVVTARALAPLSKAIDLLVPLLAPGGILVIPQGRVAELSGGGPPEGQLLELKHLPATTLLPEETVAVLRPRDVSRET
- a CDS encoding polymer-forming cytoskeletal protein; protein product: MGKDRGTVQPAEIKAFLGEGTEFKGVLSFQGTVRIDGHVEGEVVGDDLLIVGEPGFLKAEVEVGTVVNSGRIVGNIRARKRVELLASSAVSGNITTPSLVIADGAVFNGTCLMAEAEVGAGPEPEGGGRAG
- a CDS encoding AAA family ATPase; amino-acid sequence: MGRVIAVANQKGGVGKTTTTVNLSASLAAAEKRTLLVDIDPQANSTSGVGVGKDFAGASTYEVLMGSARARDAILKTALDTLEVLPSRPDLIGAEVELVGRPGREGLLKQALADVVPDYDFLLIDCPPSLGLLTVNALTAAHSVLIPIQCEYYALEGLSRLLETIRLVRKSLNPELAIEGGLLTMYDGRLNLARQVVEDVRRNFPGRVFATVIPRSIRLSEAPSFGKPILLYDIRSAGAESYLGLAKEVIHGSAPSPRPGS
- a CDS encoding ParB/RepB/Spo0J family partition protein; this translates as MAQRQALGRGLEALIPSAGTEEHGIRQIPLDAIHPSGHQPRKVFDGNKLQELAGSIRSHGVLAPIILRQTNDGYELVAGERRFRAARMAGLATIPAIIKEVSNSEMLELALIENIQREDLNPIEEAEVYRRLTEEFGLSQEEVARRVGRDRSSVANALRLLRLPARIQQDLAAGSLTAGHARALLALEVASEQLRLREQIVRRGLTVRAAESLVRRLKARPVPRRLSAARLSPHVSALEDRLRQRLATKVAIIPAGRGGRIELHYFSDEDLTRLVEAVCGRSGA
- a CDS encoding sigma-70 family RNA polymerase sigma factor, whose amino-acid sequence is MTRHLEAHPGDAELVERLKGGEEEAFGGLLQRYQGKVYRLAMNLTRNPQDAEEVTQDVFLTVARKIGAFDGRAAFSTWLYRVATNAALMKLRGRRPEPHLPVEEEGTVFAPDGSFTRPVADWSALPEDQLLAVERRQILAEAIEALPPDYKAVVVLRDIEGLANQEVAEILGATVLAVKSRLHRARLALRARLAAYFEAGRARA
- a CDS encoding zf-HC2 domain-containing protein; protein product: MTTCKELVDLLADYLEGQLDPEVARDLDQHLADCPPCLNFLRTYRATARLIREVACEEIPPQLGERLERFLRERLKKTPG
- a CDS encoding DUF58 domain-containing protein, translating into MPRTIFQPEFRRKLEILTLVSRKHMRGRGKGERRGPKRGSGVEFHDFRPYAAGDDLRYLDWNIFSRLDRLVLKLFIEEEDLCVHLLLDASRSMAFGEPSKLTYAARAAAALSYVALSGHERAALGILGEGLTSLSRPLRGRSQIFTVLEHLGGLTPNGETHLNLALTTYARNARSPGLAVLFTDLLDPGGFETGLAALLGRGFDLVVIHLLAPAELDPPLRGDFVLTDAETGERREVALTPETRRGYLQNLRSLCDRAEGFCRRSGADYFRVSTALPLEDLLLTHLTHGGVLA
- the mnmA gene encoding tRNA 2-thiouridine(34) synthase MnmA, whose translation is MADRVVAAMSGGVDSAVAAALLREAGYEVIGVTLRLAPREGSGTLTHGCCTARDADDARLTARHLGIPHYVLNHEPIFDRTVIAPFTAAYLAGETPNPCFACNQHVKFGSLLAAARRLGAGKVATGHYARIGRDPATGRALLRRARDARKDQAYFLCGLTQAQLLHALMPVGEFRKDEVRALATSRGLPVAEKAESQEICFVPGKDYWTFLKQRAPEAARPGPIRDRCGRLLGEHRGLGAYTVGQRRGLGLAGGPPRFVVALDVTENAVVVGEPEDLLVDTVEVGAVTFIPFERLEGSRRALVAARYRQPPRPATLLSGEAGLVVVRFDEPLRAVSPGQVAAFYDAEEPDLVLGGGLIRRAWRGGSP